The following are from one region of the Arachis duranensis cultivar V14167 chromosome 10, aradu.V14167.gnm2.J7QH, whole genome shotgun sequence genome:
- the LOC107468411 gene encoding uncharacterized protein LOC107468411 has translation MDCANIIAWNVRGARNKLARVHLKQLVNNFYPYIFIILETHCAFQKVAVFWNRLGYIPIHIEEAQGHSGGIWALSAWPRVSCNVVAASSQVVCIEFSNGGFSWICAVIYASPVPSIREEAWRVLTDFSRNYSGPLLAIGDFNEILLSSEVKGGNFVSRRAKRFRALLYECVLVDLGAHGSLYTWFRHMQGNRFISKRLDRAVATDAWCFHFPETYVENLARMHSDHCPIMVRCQGNDRRVGVKPFRFQVAWSYHPSFSSVVRGAWDKGRSNPICCLSQVRDDALAFNRDVFGNIFKRKRELERRVTSIQQKMERVDALSLIQEERELQAEYKQVDLDVMGDPELPSLSREAIESLTRDVSKEEVRKMIMGINYFKAPGTDGFQAFFFKKYWEVVGTEVWELVKKAFAGFDLDSALFDTLVVLIPKVDNPSRMKEFRPINLCNVI, from the exons ATGGATTGTGCAAATATTATAGCTTGGAATGTGAGAGGAGCTAGAAATAAGCTGGCTCGGGTGCATCTGAAACAAttggtaaataatttttatccatacatttttatcattttagagACTCATTGTGCTTTCCAAAAGGTGGCTGTCTTTTGGAATAGATTAGGTTATATTCCTATTCATATTGAAGAAGCTCAGGGGCATAGTGGAGGTATTTGGGCGCTCTCTGCATGGCCCAGAGTATCATGCAATGTTGTGGCAGCGAGTTCGCAAGTGGTGTGTATTGAGTTTTCGAATGGCGGTTTCTCTTGGATCTGTGCAGTGATTTATGCAAGTCCCGTTCCTAGTATAAGGGAAGAAGCTTGGAGGGTTTTGACAGATTTTTCCAGAAATTATTCAGGTCCTTTATTAGCTATTGGGGATTTTAATGAGATCCTTCTTTCATCTGAGGTTAAAGGTGGAAACTTTGTCTCTCGCAGGGCAAAGCGGTTTCGAGCTCTCCTATATGAAtgtgttttggttgatttgggAGCTCATGGATCTTTGTACACTTGGTTCAGACATATGCAGGGTAATCGGTTCATCTCGAAGAGGCTGGACAGGGCTGTGGCTACTGATGCTTGGTGTTTTCATTTTCCGGAAACCTATGTCGAGAATTTGGCAAGGATGCATTCTGACCACTGTCCCATTATGGTGCGATGTCAAGGTAATGATAGAAGAGTTGGGGTAAAACCTTTTCGTTTTCAAGTAGCTTGGTCTTATCACCCAAGTTTTTCGTCGGTGGTCAGGGGTGCTTGGGACAAGGGTAGATCCAATCCTATTTGTTGCCTTTCTCAGGTCAGAGATGATGCTTTGGCCTTTAACCGAGATGTCTTtgggaatatttttaaaagaaagaggGAATTAGAAAGGCGTGTGACCAGTATCCAACAGAAAATGGAGAGAGTTGATGCTTTATCCCTTATACAGGAAGAAAGGGAGTTACAGGCTGAATATA AACAGGTAGACCTTGATGTGATGGGGGATCCGGAATTACCTTCTTTATCTCGTGAGGCTATTGAAAGTCTCACAAGAGATGTTTCTaaagaagaggttaggaagATGATTATGGGCATAAACTATTTTAAGGCCCCAGGTACTGATGGTTTTCAGGCTTTTTTCTTCAAGAAATATTGGGAAGTGGTTGGTACAGAGGTATGGGAACTTGTTAAGAAGGCTTTCGCTGGGTTTGATCTGGATAGTGCTCTGTTTGACACTTTGGTGGTGCTGATTCCTAAAGTTGATAACCCGTCTCGCATGAAAGAGTTTCGTCCTATCAACCTCTGTAATGTCATCTAA
- the LOC107468746 gene encoding cationic peroxidase 2: MDGVFINKRFIMIALFCIVSTTVHGQGTRVGFYATTCPKAESIVKSTVQSHLNSDPTLAAGLLRMHFHDCFVRGCDASVLVTGSATERTAFANLELRGFEVIDDAKTQLEAACPGVVSCADILALAARDSVVLSGGLSWQVPTGRKDGRVSQASDVNNLPAPTDSVDVQKQKFAAKGLNTQDLVTLVGGHTIGTTACQFFSNRLYNFTGNGPDPSIDPSFVPQLQALCPQNRGGSNRVPLDTGSQLKFDTSYYANLRNGRGILESDEALWNDASTKMFVQRYLGLRGLLGLSFSVEFGNSMVKMGNIGVKTGADGEIRKICSAFN; this comes from the exons ATGGACGGTGTTTTCATCAACAAAAGGTTCATTATGATTGCCTTATTCTGTATTGTTTCTACCACGGTGCATGGCCAAGGTACCCGTGTAGGGTTCTATGCGACTACATGTCCAAAAGCAGAATCTATTGTCAAGTCCACGGTTCAATCCCATCTTAACTCCGATCCTACTCTAGCTGCTGGCTTACTCAGAATGCACTTCCATGATTGCTTTGTCCGAGGTTGTGACGCTTCTGTCCTCGTTACCGGCTCTGCCACCGAAAGAACAGCATTTGCAAACCTCGAACTTAGAGGGTTTGAGGTCATTGACGACGCAAAGACACAACTCGAGGCTGCATGCCCCGGCGTCGTGTCTTGCGCCGATATTCTTGCCCTTGCTGCTCGCGACTCTGTTGTCCTG agCGGTGGATTGAGTTGGCAAGTGCCTACAGGACGTAAAGATGGTCGTGTGTCACAAGCTTCGGATGTTAACAACTTGCCTGCACCTACGGACTCTGTTGATGTTCAAAAACAGAAGTTTGCAGCAAAGGGCCTCAACACACAAGACCTCGTTACCCTTGTTG GAGGACATACGATAGGTACCACAGCATGCCAATTCTTCAGCAACAGATTGTACAACTTCACCGGAAATGGCCCTGATCCTTCCATTGACCCTTCATTTGTTCCGCAACTACAAGCACTCTGCCCTCAAAACAGGGGCGGCAGCAACCGTGTTCCCTTAGATACCGGAAGCCAACTGAAATTTGATACTTCTTACTATGCTAATTTGAGGAATGGACGTGGAATTCTTGAGTCAGATGAGGCACTATGGAATGATGCTTCCACAAAGATGTTTGTGCAGAGATATTTAGGCCTAAGAGGGTTGCTTGGCTTGTCTTTCAGCGTTGAGTTTGGAAATTCTATGGTTAAGATGGGCAACATTGGAGTCAAGACTGGTGCTGATGGTGAAATTCGCAAGATTTGTTCTGCTTTTAACTAA
- the LOC107468737 gene encoding cationic peroxidase 2 produces the protein MEGVFNNKKFILVFVFMLGLCIGITTVHGQGTRVGFYSRTCPRAESIVRSTVRSHVNSDPTLAAKILRMHFHDCFVQGCDGSILISGPATEKTAFANLGLRGYEIIDDAKTQLEAACPGVVSCADILALAARDSVVLSGGLSWQVPTGRRDGRVSQASDVSNLPAPSDSVDVQKQKFAAKGLNTQDLVTLVGGHTIGTSQCQFFSNRLFNFNGTAAADPAIDPSFVSNLQALCPQNTGAANRVALDTGSQFKFDTSYFSNLRNRRGVLQSDQALWNDPSTKSFVQRYLGLRGFLGLTFNVEFGKSMVKMSNIGVKTGTDGEIRKICSAFN, from the exons ATGGAGGGTGTTTTCAACAACAAAAAGTTCATTCTCGTGTTTGTTTTTATGCTTGGCTTGTGTATTGGTATCACCACAGTGCATGGCCAAGGTACCCGAGTAGGGTTCTATTCAAGAACTTGTCCTAGAGCCGAGTCCATTGTGAGGTCCACGGTTCGATCCCACGTTAACTCGGATCCTACTTTGGCCGCTAAAATTCTTAGAATGCACTTCCATGATTGCTTTGTCCAAGGCTGCGACGGTTCTATCCTCATTTCTGGCCCTGCCACCGAGAAAACGGCATTTGCAAACCTCGGACTTAGAGGGTACGAGATTATTGACGATGCAAAGACACAACTCGAGGCTGCCTGTCCCGGTGTTGTGTCTTGCGCAGATATCCTCGCCCTTGCTGCTCGTGACTCCGTCGTTCTG AGTGGTGGATTGAGTTGGCAAGTGCCAACAGGACGCAGAGATGGGCGCGTATCGCAAGCTTCAGACGTAAGCAACTTGCCAGCACCTTCAGACTCGGTTGATGTTCAGAAACAAAAGTTCGCAGCCAAGGGACTCAACACACAAGACCTTGTTACTCTTGTAGGTGGACACACCATTGGAACTTCGCAATGCCAATTCTTCAGTAACAGATTGTTCAACTTCAATGGAACTGCTGCTGCTGACCCTGCCATTGACCCTTCATTTGTTTCAAATCTACAAGCACTGTGCCCTCAAAACACCGGTGCTGCAAACCGTGTTGCACTCGATACCGGAAGCCAGTTCAAATTTGATACGTCTTACTTCTCTAATCTCAGGAACCGTCGTGGAGTCCTGCAATCTGATCAAGCACTATGGAATGATCCTTCCACAAAGAGCTTTGTGCAAAGATATTTGGGCCTAAGAGGCTTTCTTGGCTTGACATTCAATGTTGAATTTGGAAAGTCTATGGTTAAGATGAGCAACATTGGGGTCAAGACTGGCACTGATGGTGAAATCCGCAAGATTTGTTCTGCTTTTAACTAA
- the LOC107468592 gene encoding uncharacterized protein LOC107468592, with translation MAASALSNAILSPVSPPSQSLSSKPKTSLVKFPNPRSKPFIALCSSDSDAAPNHDATPIELRYPAFPTVMDINQIREILPHRFPFLLVDRVIEYNPGKSAVAIKNVTINDNFFPGHFPERPIMPGVLMVEAMAQVGGLVMLQPDVGGSRENFFFAGIDKVRFRKPVIAGDTLVMRMTLIKLQKRFGIAKMEGKAYVGGEVVCEGEFLMATGSGGSE, from the exons ATGGCAGCCTCTGCTCTCTCCAATGCAATCCTCTCTCCCGTTTCTCCTCCTTCTCAATCTCTTTCctctaaacccaaaacctcACTTGTCAAATTCCCTAACCCCAGATCTAAACCCTTCATAGCGCTTTGTTCCTCTGATTCCGATGCTGCTCCTAATCATGATGCTACCCCCATTGAATTAA GGTATCCCGCATTCCCAACCGTCATGGACATCAACCAGATTCGTGAGATTTTGCCCCACAG GTTTCCTTTTCTTCTGGTAGATAGAGTGATTGAGTACAACCCTGGAAAGTCTGCAGTTGCCATCAAGAATGTAACCATCAATGACAACTTCTTCCCCGGCCACTTTCCCGAAAGGCCAATCATGCCTGGTGTTCTAATGGTTGAG GCAATGGCACAAGTTGGTGGTTTGGTCATGTTGCAACCTGATGTGGGAGGCTCTCGTGAAAACTTCTTCTTTGCCGGAATAGACAAAGTGCGATTTCGTAAGCCTGTGATTGCAGGAGACACCTTAGTCATGAGAATGACACTTATTAAGTTGCAAAAGCGATTTGGAATAGCAAAGATGGAAGGGAAGGCATATGTTGGAGGCGAAGTTGTGTGTGAGGGTGAGTTCTTGATGGCTACTGGCTCGGGAGGGAGTGAATAG
- the LOC107468591 gene encoding chlorophyll a-b binding protein CP24 10A, chloroplastic, translating to MAAATSGAVLNGLGSSFLCGGKRSQTLLANAIAGKAGASVSPKRYVVAAAAAPKKSWVPGVRGGGNFIDPEWLDGSLPGDYGFDPLGLGKDPAFLKWYREAELIHGRWAMAAVVGIFVGQAWSGVPWFEAGADPNAIAPFSFGSLLGTQLLLMGWVESKRWVDFFNPDSQSVEWATPWSRTAENFANATGDQGYPGGKFFDPLGLAGTIKDGVYIPDREKLERLKLAEIKHARIAMLAMLIFYFEAGQGKTPLGALGL from the exons ATGGCAGCTGCAACATCTGGTGCTGTGTTGAACGGTTTGGGATCTTCTTTCCTTTGTGGAGGAAAGAGGAGCCAGACACTACTTGCTAATGCTATTGCAGGCAAAGCTGGTGCTTCTGTTAGTCCTAAAAGATATGTTGTAGCTGCTGCTGCTGCACCAAAGAAATCATGGGTCCCTGGTGTTAGAGGTGGTGGAAACTTCATTGACCCTGAATGGCTTGACGGCTC GCTACCTGGTGACTATGGTTTTGACCCACTAGGCCTAGGGAAGGACCCAGCATTCCTGAAATGGTATAGAGAAGCTGAACTCATTCATGGAAGGTGGGCAATGGCTGCAGTTGTGGGAATCTTTGTTGGCCAGGCATGGAGTGGAGTTCCATGGTTTGAGGCTGGAGCTGACCCCAATGCAATTGCTCCTTTCTCCTTTGGTTCACTACTGGGCACTCAGTTGCTTCTCATGGGTTGGGTTGAGAGCAAGAGATGGGTGGACTTCTTCAACCCTGATTCACAGTCAGTGGAATGGGCCACTCCATGGTCAAGAACAGCGGAGAACTTTGCCAATGCCACCGGTGATCAAGGCTACCCTGGTGGCAAATTCTTTGACCCTTTGGGACTTGCTGGCACCATCAAGGATGGCGTTTACATTCCAGACAGAGAGAAGCTTGAAAGGCTCAAATTGGCTGAAATTAAGCATGCAAGGATTGCCATGTTGGCTATGCTGATTTTCTACTTTGAGGCTGGTCAAGGGAAGACTCCCCTTGGTGCTCTTGGCTTGTAA